CTGTGCCGCGCAAGCAATTCATCAACGTGATGGAAGAGTTGGTGCTGAGTGAGGCCGTGGCCAGGGTTGCCGAAATTGAGGCCAGCACGAATAATGTTTTGGATTTGGGCGATATTGCGGCCTATGCCCTGAACCGCCTACCGCCCCTCTATGCCACCACCGAAGAAGGCGCAGCCTATCAACGGGAGCGGGCTCTGGCTGATTTACATCCCCTAATTGCCCAGCAGGTGAAAGAAGCGATCGAGCGGAATCTCGATCGACCCGAATTCTTCCCCGAACGCTCAACCCTGGCGCAGAAGAACAAAGAAGGCGTGCTGACTCAAATTAGCGCCCTGCTTAAGACCTATGCTCCTGATTATGAAAAAAAATCTGATTAGTTGTGATTAGTTGGTAAGTAGTGCAATCTAGATCTAGATAAAGATTTGGGGGGAATTACGCTAGCGCTAAACTCGATCCAGTGATTATGACCTAGACAAGTTGATGTGATCTTAGAAGGGCTTATTGCGGCTCGATTCCTAGCGGAATATCCACATGCCTAATTCACTGCTGAAATATAACTATGGAATTATTCCTATCTTTAGTTGGGGCAATAGTTATTTCATTGGTGGTTGTGGCGATCGCCTACCAGCTAGCCAAAGAATCAATGTACCGGAAGCAATCTTTTCTGGGAAAGCCAACCCATACATGGTCGGAATATAACTTGTTTGGTTTATTCATCATTTTATTTCCGGTTTTGGTGGTAATTTCTACGATCGTGATTGCTTTCATTATTCATTAGCTTTTTGAAAGAGATTGAATGACTTGCAGGCAAATAATTTATTTGCGTTAGTTGGTTTTGCTTAACTAATTTCATTGAACTAACGCTGATTTACACTCTACTTATCGTCAAGTTCTAAGCTATGGGCGATCATTGGTAGAATAACGTTTGCAAATTCTATGTACTCGACTGATTGCTGAGCAAGCTGGCTAGCTGAGTTTCAATGCTAGTCAATAGTTCAGATTGTGACCAGTTTTGATATAGCGTAGCGGCGATCGCCAACCCACCCGCACCCACCCCTTCTTTCACAAAACCCTGTTCATAGGCACGCAGTTGCGGATATTTAGAATCAGCAAAACTAAGTTGGGTGGCCAACAATGGCACATCGCCAATTGCCTGGGCAAGACCAACCGTATCGCCAGTAGGGTCTTCAGCCACCCAGCGGGTTGTCCCCACCACAATCTGAGTGGGTTGCCAGGCTAATTGATATGTTTGCGCTAAAGCCTGCATCAGGGCATAAATCGCCAACATCTGAGTGCCACCAGCCAGCATTACACCCCCAAAATTACTCGCCGCGATTGCCATTCCCGCCACCACAATTTGCATTGGATCGCCAACCGCCGCCACAATTGCGATCGGATCAGCCAATAACTTCTGGCGATTAGCTTGCCCCAATCCCGCTTCTACTAGTTGCCATTTCTGAGCGTGGTTGCAATTGGGATGGGAACTATTGACCATGCCCTGTGCTTCTAGCCCCAAAGCAGTCAGCACTGCCAGGGCTGTTGTAGTGCCACCAACCACACATTCTCCCACAATTAAATATCTACCCATTTTGCCTGGTTCGTTAACTAACTGTTGCCCCAGTTTCTTGCCCCAGGCTAGTCCCTGCTGCCATAAATGCCACACTACCTCGATCGGCAAGGCTGCACCACTGCTTAAACAGTTAGCCGGCTGTCCCCCTAAATCGATCGTCGGTACGGTTGGTGCATGACGTAATCCCGCATTAAACAGGTGATGGGGTAGCCCTAATCCGGCAATTACGGCTCTGGCAATTAGAACCGGCGAAGCTCCAGCCATGAGCGGCGGCAGCGGGAAATTGGGGTTATGTCCCAGGCTCAAGAACTCAGCGTCGGCGATCGCTGTAAATTGGCGATCCTCTGGCGTGGCACCGGCGGCGGAGATGCCAGACAACAAGCCTGTATCAGTAAAACCCAGCACACAGGCGAAGGTGGGCTGTTGATGTTGGTGTTGCGATCGCCAAATCTTAGCTTGCTCTGGTTGGCAATATGCTCGGATTGTCATTAGTTCGTTGATTTTTGAATCTCTATTAGCTTAACCAAACCAAATCCCACAAAATCCACCCACTCACTACCTACCTATTAACCCACTCTTTCTTACTGATTAGAAAAGGGAAACCTTATAAAGTGAAATCAAGTCAGGGATTGCAGATCAGAGTTAGTTAACTCCAATTTGCTTACCCTTGGGAATGACGTGACGCATAACAAAATCAGATTTCGATCGAAATTTGGGCAGATATAAACCATATTCGGAATATAAAATTTAGGGCACATGGCAAGCTTTAGGAATGTTTTAGAAGATCTGGTGGTTCGGGAAGCAAAGTTACGGGTTAGTCACTTGCGTCATGAAGCTATTCCCAAACTGAATGTAGGCGAAGTAATTGCCTACTCCCTGAATCGATTGCCACCGATGTATGCCACTACTCAGCAGGGTTGCCTGAGGCTAAGAGCCCGGATTCGCAATGAGATCGGCTATCAGATTTCGGAAACAGTACGCCGTGCCATTTCTGCGGTTCAGGTAGGAGATCCGCTTCATGATCCTAATCCTTTACCGGAAACCGAACTAGTAGGTAGCGCCACAGCGTTGGCCAAATTGCAAAAAATCCTGGGCGATCCCCACATGCACTGGAGTAAAGTGCCAGAGTCAGTGGCTTGGGCGATTTCCAAGGCTGGTTCGGTGTCGATGGAAAGTTTTAATGCCCTCAGTCACAATCGCCGCAGTAATGTTGCCAGCATTAAAGAATATTTGCGCCGATCGCGGGAGCGCCGTGCCCTGATTGCCTCAAATTCTTTGGGTGGGAATTCCGATGATGATAATACCCTGGGGCATGAAAATAGTGCTACGATCGCCCACTGTGAGTTTGAATTATATATGTCTAGAGCCTATCTGGGCTATTGTAATGTGCTGGAACGGTTGGTTCTAACTCTGGCTGAGCTTCAAATTAGCCGCCTTGCCCCAGAAATCCGCGATCGGATTGATGCCGCCGAGGTCACCGCCTTTACCTTGAACCGCTTGCCACCTATGTATGCCACCAGTAGCCGTGGTCTACAACAGCTCCACCAAAGAGTTAAAGCCGAATTTGCTAGCAGCATCAATCGCACTTTGTACCATGCAATCACCGTGATAGTAGATTCACCCCATCGATTTACTACGCCATTGCCCTATGACAAATTTGACCAAGAGCAATCTGAAGCGATCGATCAATTAAAACTAATTCTCAATCGCCCCGATCTCAATCCTAAAAATATTGCCCATGTGGTTGAAGAAGTTCTGGACCAAAAGGTCAGCGATAGCCTGGGGCGCGCTTCCAGCTATATCATGTTGAATAGTGGTTGAATTCAGTTGATTTTGGTAGTCAGAAGAACTAGATTGGCTCTGGTATGGGCGTAAGTTTTTGGCAAAGGCCATTTAAGCCAAGCTTGGGCTTTAAGGCTGGCATCCTTAAGATGTGCAAGACTACCATCGCTAGATGAGCATTTATGATCAAATTAAGTCTAGCGTAAGTCTAACGACTGCGATCGCCATATTTTAAGATTGTCTTTATTAAGTTGGCTTTTAGCTTGTAACATTACTATGTATGTAAGTAGTTCTAAACGCTAAAGTCAAAAAATTATGACGCGATCTATTGAGACAATTGCCGCTCATGGTGGTCAGTTAATTAATCGCATTGCTGCCGATCGGCAAAAACAAGATTTCCTTGCCCAGGCCGATCGCTTACCCAGGGTGCAACTATCTGAACGATCGCTCTCGGATTTAGAACTAATTGCGATCGGTGGCTTTAGCCCGCTGACCGGATTTATGAACCAGGCTGACTATATCGGCGTGGTTGAGAACATGCGCCTGGCCAATGGTTTACCCTGGTCGATCCCGGTGACGCTACCTGTCGCTGAGGCGATCGCTAACCAACTGGAATTAGACAGCCTGGTACGGCTTGATGATCCCAATGGGGAATTTATTGGCGTACTGGAGCTAAGCCAAAAATATACCTATGACAAGGTGCATGAAGCCTTGCATGTTTATCGCACCAATGAAGACAAGCATCCTGGCGTAAAGGTGATTTATGATCAAGGTGAGGTAAACCTGGCTGGTGATGTATGGCTGTTGGAGCGCCGCCCCCATCCCCAATTTCCTACCTATCAAATCGATCCGGCAGAATCCCGCCAATTGTTTCAAGAAAAAGGCTGGCGGACTGTGGTGGGTTTCCAGACTCGCAACCCGATCCACCGCGCCCATGAATATATTCAAAAGTCGGCACTGGAAATTGTCGATGGTTTGTTCCTGCATCCACTAGTTGGCGCTACCAAAAAGGATGATATTCCCGCAGATGTGCGGATGCGTTGCTATGAAATCATCCTGGAGAAATATTACCCCCACGATCGCGTGATTCTGGCGATCAATCCTTCGGCGATGCGCTATGCTGGCCCCCGCGAGGCAATTTTCCATGCCCTGCTGCGGAAAAATTATGGCTGCACTCACTTCATTGTGGGTCGTGATCATGCTGGGGTGGGTGATTATTATGGCACCTATGACGCACAACATATTTTTGGGGAATTTGAACCCGGTGAATTGGGCATCACGCCATTGATGTTTGAACATGCTTTCTATTGCAAGCGTACTGGTGGCATGGCCACAGCCAAGACCAGCCCCAGTTTGCCAGAGGAACGCATTCACCTGTCGGGTACGAAGGTACGCGAGATGCTACGCCGAGGTGAGTTGCCACCACCACAGTTTTCGCGCCCAGAGGTGGCCTCTGAATTAGCCAGAGCCATGCAGGCGATCGCCCAATCTGAATCGAATGCTTGAATGCTTAGTTCCATAGCAATACCAAAACATACAAAATATCATAATGCCCGTTAGTCGTGGCAATGTGCTAATCAATTCCCACCGGTATGGAGGTAATCATATCTGTGGGTTTTGGATGTTTATATTGGCTTAGCGATCGCCATAATCTCTATTCGATCGATAATCTAAGCTTCTTGATCGATCAAATAGACTGCAATTTAATTAAATACATACCCAGCTAAAATTTATTGTGGGAAATCTTGCCAAATCTCGGCCTTTACGTCTCAGCCTAGCTCCTGTATTCTGGCGCTGTATTTAAGTTTACTAAAAGTCCTTTAGTAAAGAATTGGCAATAATGCAAATTTTGAAGGACAAAGAAACTAGATGTGGTTTAGTGCAGGAGCAAATTAGGGATGGCAATTATTTTTGGTACCGCAGGCTTTGATGTTCTGCTCGATCAGCCTGGTGAAAATTCATTTTTGTTTGGTTTTGCTGGTAATGATTCGATCTATGGCATTGATGGTGATGACACGATCAATGGCAATCAAAACAACGATTCGATTTTAGGGGGCGAAGGGGATGATTTTGCCGTGGGGGGCAAAGATGCCGATACGCTGGATGGTGAGGAAGGAAATGATTTTTTGAACGGCAATCTGGGCAGCGATCTGGTGCTGGGTGGGGATGGCAATGATACCCTGCATGGCGGCAAAGATAGCGATATTCTGATAGGTGGTGGCAGCAATGATTTGGTGAATGGCGATCGCGGTGGCGACTTCCTCACTGGCGTGGATCTCAGCTTCTCTGCTCCAGGGCTAGGCG
The sequence above is a segment of the Pseudanabaena sp. PCC 7367 genome. Coding sequences within it:
- a CDS encoding late competence development ComFB family protein, whose protein sequence is MEKKTSIELIVEQALQDGYLTPAMEAEVGRICDSALELSVEEYMALDRLMGSLLTGEVVAVPRKQFINVMEELVLSEAVARVAEIEASTNNVLDLGDIAAYALNRLPPLYATTEEGAAYQRERALADLHPLIAQQVKEAIERNLDRPEFFPERSTLAQKNKEGVLTQISALLKTYAPDYEKKSD
- the cobT gene encoding nicotinate mononucleotide-dependent phosphoribosyltransferase CobT, translated to MTIRAYCQPEQAKIWRSQHQHQQPTFACVLGFTDTGLLSGISAAGATPEDRQFTAIADAEFLSLGHNPNFPLPPLMAGASPVLIARAVIAGLGLPHHLFNAGLRHAPTVPTIDLGGQPANCLSSGAALPIEVVWHLWQQGLAWGKKLGQQLVNEPGKMGRYLIVGECVVGGTTTALAVLTALGLEAQGMVNSSHPNCNHAQKWQLVEAGLGQANRQKLLADPIAIVAAVGDPMQIVVAGMAIAASNFGGVMLAGGTQMLAIYALMQALAQTYQLAWQPTQIVVGTTRWVAEDPTGDTVGLAQAIGDVPLLATQLSFADSKYPQLRAYEQGFVKEGVGAGGLAIAATLYQNWSQSELLTSIETQLASLLSNQSST
- a CDS encoding late competence development ComFB family protein, which gives rise to MASFRNVLEDLVVREAKLRVSHLRHEAIPKLNVGEVIAYSLNRLPPMYATTQQGCLRLRARIRNEIGYQISETVRRAISAVQVGDPLHDPNPLPETELVGSATALAKLQKILGDPHMHWSKVPESVAWAISKAGSVSMESFNALSHNRRSNVASIKEYLRRSRERRALIASNSLGGNSDDDNTLGHENSATIAHCEFELYMSRAYLGYCNVLERLVLTLAELQISRLAPEIRDRIDAAEVTAFTLNRLPPMYATSSRGLQQLHQRVKAEFASSINRTLYHAITVIVDSPHRFTTPLPYDKFDQEQSEAIDQLKLILNRPDLNPKNIAHVVEEVLDQKVSDSLGRASSYIMLNSG
- the sat gene encoding sulfate adenylyltransferase; the protein is MTRSIETIAAHGGQLINRIAADRQKQDFLAQADRLPRVQLSERSLSDLELIAIGGFSPLTGFMNQADYIGVVENMRLANGLPWSIPVTLPVAEAIANQLELDSLVRLDDPNGEFIGVLELSQKYTYDKVHEALHVYRTNEDKHPGVKVIYDQGEVNLAGDVWLLERRPHPQFPTYQIDPAESRQLFQEKGWRTVVGFQTRNPIHRAHEYIQKSALEIVDGLFLHPLVGATKKDDIPADVRMRCYEIILEKYYPHDRVILAINPSAMRYAGPREAIFHALLRKNYGCTHFIVGRDHAGVGDYYGTYDAQHIFGEFEPGELGITPLMFEHAFYCKRTGGMATAKTSPSLPEERIHLSGTKVREMLRRGELPPPQFSRPEVASELARAMQAIAQSESNA
- a CDS encoding calcium-binding protein; this translates as MAIIFGTAGFDVLLDQPGENSFLFGFAGNDSIYGIDGDDTINGNQNNDSILGGEGDDFAVGGKDADTLDGEEGNDFLNGNLGSDLVLGGDGNDTLHGGKDSDILIGGGSNDLVNGDRGGDFLTGVDLSFSAPGLGEIDTLTGGSGEDTFVLGDRLRIYYNDGMTAAFGVAVITDFNPLDDFIQLSGSGTYSIAAAPTGYVGSAIYYHNTSAGFGPNSDVIAIFEDFFTLSLSADYIIQVT